One window of Methanobrevibacter woesei genomic DNA carries:
- the mer gene encoding 5,10-methylenetetrahydromethanopterin reductase, translating to MKFGIEFVPQQPLSEIVELVKLAEDVGFEYTWITDHYNNKNVYAALALIADATETIKLGPGVTNPYVRSPAISASAIATIDEISEGRATFGIGPGDKATFDALGIEWTKPVSTIRSAIADINTLLAGEKTEGGAALGGVKAVQEKIPIYMGAQGPKMLETAGEIADGVLINASNPKDYEAAMPMIKKGIENAGGSKDFDVGAYTATSIGADSDAAKNAARIVAAFIAAGSPAPVLERHGLPEGINEKIGACLGKGDFGGAIGLVDDAVLDAFSVCGTPDEFIPKIEGLAEMGVTQYVAGSPVGKDVKESIKLLGDVIASF from the coding sequence ATGAAGTTCGGTATAGAATTTGTTCCGCAACAACCATTAAGTGAAATTGTAGAATTAGTAAAATTAGCAGAAGATGTTGGTTTTGAATACACCTGGATTACAGATCATTACAACAACAAAAATGTATACGCAGCATTAGCATTAATCGCTGACGCAACTGAAACTATTAAATTAGGACCTGGTGTAACTAACCCATATGTAAGAAGTCCTGCTATTTCAGCATCTGCAATTGCAACCATTGATGAAATTTCTGAAGGAAGAGCTACCTTTGGTATTGGTCCTGGAGACAAAGCTACTTTCGATGCATTAGGTATTGAATGGACTAAACCAGTATCCACCATTAGATCTGCTATCGCTGATATTAACACTTTATTAGCTGGAGAAAAAACTGAAGGTGGAGCAGCATTAGGTGGAGTAAAAGCTGTACAAGAAAAAATCCCTATTTACATGGGTGCACAAGGACCTAAAATGTTAGAAACCGCAGGAGAAATCGCTGACGGTGTTTTAATCAACGCATCCAACCCTAAAGATTATGAAGCAGCAATGCCTATGATTAAAAAAGGTATTGAAAATGCTGGCGGATCAAAAGACTTCGATGTAGGTGCATACACTGCAACTTCTATTGGTGCTGACTCTGATGCAGCTAAAAACGCAGCAAGAATTGTTGCAGCATTCATTGCAGCAGGTTCCCCAGCTCCTGTATTAGAAAGACACGGATTACCTGAAGGAATTAACGAAAAAATCGGTGCATGCTTAGGTAAAGGTGACTTCGGTGGAGCAATTGGTCTTGTAGACGATGCTGTACTCGATGCATTTTCCGTATGTGGTACTCCTGACGAATTTATACCTAAGATTGAAGGTTTAGCTGAAATGGGTGTAACCCAATACGTAGCTGGATCCCCTGTAGGTAAAGATGTAAAAGAATCTATCAAATTATTAGGAGACGTAATCGCAAGTTTCTAA
- a CDS encoding archaeosine biosynthesis radical SAM protein RaSEA, which yields MEIEKLTKEIRNRAFEKKKDKTPEQVAASWYNDDLTYNGVSKTLFMILPTPGCSWALGDSGGCTMCSYVSDCTLEPIDDDKIIEIFNNHLSRFPIAEEDKISVKLFASGSFLNPYELPKTARDYILKKLAEMDNVCEIIVESRPEYVNEKVLDEIFEIIGDKLFEVSMGLETYNDETRLNKINKGFTAKDFEDAVHLIQKMRDEKDYDIKSKAYVFVKPILLNEKEAIDEAIETAYYCEELGVDRLSFCPATIHAQTLIERLWRQGAYNPPWIWSAIEIINTVRENVKIPALLDTSGFGSRRGPYNCKKCNKTLKNMIIDSNLTQSLIEYDCECKKQWKAEVIASDMNKSKTPVKHIPLY from the coding sequence ATGGAGATTGAAAAATTAACAAAAGAAATTAGAAATCGTGCTTTTGAAAAAAAGAAAGATAAGACACCTGAACAAGTTGCTGCTAGTTGGTATAATGATGATTTAACTTACAATGGTGTTTCAAAAACATTATTTATGATTTTACCTACTCCAGGATGTTCATGGGCTCTTGGAGACAGTGGTGGATGTACAATGTGCAGTTATGTTTCTGATTGTACATTAGAGCCTATTGATGATGATAAAATCATTGAAATATTTAACAACCACTTATCTAGATTTCCAATAGCTGAAGAAGATAAAATATCAGTTAAACTTTTTGCATCTGGAAGTTTTTTAAATCCATATGAACTTCCAAAGACAGCTCGTGATTATATTCTTAAAAAACTAGCTGAAATGGATAATGTTTGCGAAATTATTGTTGAATCAAGACCTGAATATGTAAATGAAAAAGTTCTTGATGAAATCTTTGAAATAATTGGTGATAAATTATTTGAAGTTAGTATGGGTCTTGAAACATACAATGATGAAACCAGATTAAACAAAATCAATAAAGGATTTACAGCTAAAGATTTTGAAGATGCAGTTCATTTAATTCAAAAAATGAGAGATGAAAAAGATTATGATATTAAATCTAAAGCATATGTTTTTGTTAAGCCTATCTTATTAAATGAAAAAGAAGCTATTGATGAAGCTATTGAAACTGCATATTATTGTGAAGAATTAGGCGTTGACAGATTGTCTTTCTGTCCTGCAACCATCCATGCTCAAACTTTAATTGAAAGATTATGGAGACAGGGCGCATACAACCCTCCTTGGATTTGGAGTGCAATTGAAATCATAAATACAGTTCGTGAAAATGTTAAAATTCCTGCACTACTGGATACTTCTGGTTTTGGTTCTAGGAGAGGACCATATAATTGTAAAAAATGTAACAAGACTTTGAAAAATATGATAATTGATTCAAATCTTACCCAAAGTCTCATTGAATATGATTGTGAATGTAAAAAACAGTGGAAAGCAGAAGTTATTGCAAGTGATATGAATAAATCAAAAACCCCTGTAAAACATATTCCATTATACTAA
- a CDS encoding DUF308 domain-containing protein — protein sequence MKMELVSVLSVILGILIIAFPIMGVIAASDLIGLALLLIAIILLITGVSIMDYNTSGAILDYFLGIVMLIVSLIIIFNPNFFPFLAEILLYLGGIFLIIVGVVALINNRQGRFGFWIGIAGILLGVIYIVVGTYISDPIVLGTLIGVWLIISGILKFLDR from the coding sequence ATGAAGATGGAATTAGTAAGTGTACTTTCTGTAATTTTAGGTATACTAATTATTGCATTTCCTATAATGGGAGTTATTGCTGCTTCAGACTTGATTGGACTAGCTTTACTTTTAATAGCCATTATTCTTTTAATTACAGGAGTATCAATTATGGATTACAATACATCTGGAGCGATTCTAGACTATTTTTTAGGTATTGTAATGCTTATTGTCAGCTTAATTATAATTTTTAATCCAAATTTCTTCCCATTCCTTGCTGAAATCCTATTATACCTTGGAGGAATATTCCTAATAATTGTTGGAGTTGTAGCTCTTATTAATAATCGCCAAGGCAGATTTGGATTTTGGATTGGTATTGCAGGAATTCTTCTCGGTGTAATTTACATTGTTGTGGGAACCTACATATCTGATCCTATTGTTTTAGGAACATTAATTGGAGTTTGGTTAATAATTAGCGGAATATTAAAATTCTTAGATAGATAG
- a CDS encoding nucleotidyl transferase family protein, protein MFTMICISADFDPVHKGHEQLIKKGREIADEKGCELVVYLNKGFSANHAPFFVNFDARSKMALALGADRIVPVEGLHHRFILSYSVPIRLSMMHEDGATDYITGASISLDEIAKKAERFIKEGKFVGMPKNYPNRNEIRWYALNEFLKDKYGRKLDFHVIKEVKDGGKVSGRLIRQSIIDNDYTIPKETRKVLPKSTIEILEEEIAKGQINNERNYKEIFKTMNTTSRGYLSKIAYLNGKAVNEIIKRRVYRDNESIWAAFRRADYGPVMTRLAVSAIEMNVTKKEVMDLMKEYESLNLIPSEQKVQRVIDRAWYVASQIENGLSAGEANKKFRSEKIAIDSTPLEIHAGLNLTKFETKLMKEGINADVYVDKDNKVSVELRAEGKKIKTNLRLPAKEVTYLRYIIDSNFIPVTGVVEKSKKGFKIKVEIGK, encoded by the coding sequence GTGTTTACAATGATATGTATAAGTGCAGATTTTGACCCTGTTCATAAAGGGCATGAACAGTTAATTAAAAAGGGTAGAGAAATAGCTGATGAAAAGGGATGTGAACTTGTTGTTTACCTAAATAAAGGTTTCAGTGCTAATCATGCACCTTTTTTTGTTAATTTTGATGCAAGATCTAAAATGGCACTGGCTTTAGGTGCTGATAGAATAGTTCCTGTTGAAGGACTTCATCACAGATTCATTTTATCTTACAGTGTTCCAATAAGGCTTTCTATGATGCATGAAGATGGAGCAACAGATTATATTACTGGAGCCTCAATTTCACTTGATGAAATAGCTAAAAAGGCAGAACGCTTTATAAAAGAAGGAAAATTTGTTGGAATGCCCAAAAACTATCCTAATAGAAATGAAATTAGATGGTATGCATTGAATGAATTTTTAAAAGATAAATATGGTCGTAAACTTGATTTTCATGTTATAAAAGAAGTCAAAGATGGTGGAAAAGTTTCAGGAAGATTAATAAGACAGTCAATTATTGATAATGATTATACCATCCCTAAAGAAACAAGAAAAGTTCTTCCAAAATCCACAATAGAAATTCTTGAAGAAGAAATAGCTAAAGGCCAGATAAACAATGAACGCAACTATAAAGAGATTTTTAAAACAATGAATACCACCTCCAGAGGCTATTTATCCAAAATTGCTTATTTAAATGGAAAAGCAGTTAATGAAATTATTAAAAGAAGAGTTTATAGAGATAATGAATCTATCTGGGCAGCCTTTAGAAGAGCTGACTATGGTCCTGTAATGACAAGACTTGCAGTAAGTGCAATTGAGATGAATGTTACTAAAAAAGAAGTAATGGATTTAATGAAAGAATATGAATCCCTAAATCTAATTCCAAGTGAACAGAAAGTTCAAAGGGTTATTGACCGTGCATGGTATGTTGCATCCCAAATAGAAAATGGCCTAAGTGCAGGTGAAGCTAACAAAAAGTTTAGAAGTGAAAAAATAGCTATCGATTCAACACCTCTTGAAATACATGCTGGACTTAACTTGACTAAATTTGAAACAAAATTAATGAAAGAAGGCATAAATGCAGATGTCTATGTTGATAAGGACAATAAGGTATCTGTTGAGCTTAGGGCAGAGGGTAAAAAAATAAAAACCAATCTTAGATTACCTGCAAAAGAAGTGACCTATTTAAGATATATTATAGATTCAAATTTTATTCCAGTTACTGGTGTTGTTGAAAAAAGTAAGAAAGGGTTTAAAATAAAAGTTGAAATTGGTAAATAA
- a CDS encoding ADP-ribosylglycohydrolase family protein, which yields MKGIIGAICGDIIGSTREREGLKSTDFELYPVNSRFTDDTIMTVAIASWILEDRKDLSEKSLIKNLKYFGNNYPSAGYGGLFLNWLEASSPDPYNSWGNGSAMRVSPVAWIGNSLEEVEQLAEKSAKVTHNHPEGIKGAKSVAATIYLAKTGKSKNKIKEYIEEEYHYDLSRDFNRLRKEYSFDASCQGSVPESIMAFLVSDDYESTIRNAISLGGDADTQAAIAGSIASAYWEVPQDIYKPAIDILNDELRNILFKFNDISL from the coding sequence ATGAAAGGAATTATTGGTGCTATCTGTGGTGACATAATTGGTTCTACACGTGAAAGAGAAGGTCTTAAAAGTACTGATTTTGAATTGTATCCTGTAAATTCACGATTTACTGATGACACAATCATGACAGTAGCTATTGCATCATGGATACTTGAAGATAGGAAAGATTTAAGTGAAAAATCTCTTATTAAAAATTTAAAATACTTTGGAAATAATTATCCCTCAGCTGGATATGGTGGTCTCTTTTTAAACTGGCTGGAAGCATCAAGTCCAGATCCATATAATAGTTGGGGTAATGGTTCAGCTATGAGGGTATCACCAGTTGCATGGATTGGAAATTCATTGGAAGAAGTTGAACAGCTGGCTGAAAAATCAGCAAAAGTGACTCATAATCATCCTGAAGGAATTAAAGGGGCAAAAAGTGTTGCAGCAACTATTTATCTTGCAAAAACTGGGAAAAGTAAAAATAAAATTAAGGAGTATATTGAAGAAGAATATCATTATGATTTAAGTAGGGATTTCAACAGACTCAGAAAGGAATATTCTTTTGATGCATCATGTCAGGGTTCAGTTCCAGAATCCATTATGGCCTTTTTAGTAAGTGATGATTATGAAAGCACTATAAGGAATGCAATTTCTTTAGGTGGAGATGCTGATACACAGGCAGCTATTGCTGGAAGTATTGCATCAGCTTACTGGGAAGTGCCACAGGATATTTATAAACCAGCTATTGATATTTTAAATGATGAACTAAGAAATATATTATTCAAATTTAATGATATCTCTCTATAG
- a CDS encoding HIBADH family dehydrogenase, whose translation MIIGFIGFGRVSENLTILFRNEKIISSDYGRSKQSINRMKKANVEILDDFNQVAIESDLLISANSPSQALEVASEYGSKTKGIFLDLNNISPETSEEINKTVDNFVDGAIIGKVESSPMIYLSGEKADQLVFLNSYLPVKIISDKIGDASRLKLLRSIYTKTVSTTLIETMEIAKEFNLEKEVLETIAYSEGDAFINSALSRIKNTKNSSSRKEEELEEIISYFKDFNDLTMTRATYKKLKRI comes from the coding sequence ATGATAATAGGGTTTATTGGTTTTGGAAGAGTTAGTGAAAACTTAACTATACTCTTCAGAAATGAAAAAATAATCTCTTCAGATTATGGCAGATCCAAACAATCAATTAACAGGATGAAAAAAGCTAATGTTGAGATTTTAGATGATTTTAATCAGGTAGCTATTGAATCAGATTTATTAATCTCTGCAAATTCTCCTTCACAGGCACTTGAAGTAGCTAGTGAATACGGGTCTAAAACCAAAGGAATATTTCTTGATTTAAATAATATTTCACCTGAAACATCTGAAGAAATAAATAAAACTGTTGATAATTTTGTGGATGGGGCAATCATTGGAAAAGTTGAATCCTCTCCTATGATTTATTTATCTGGTGAGAAAGCAGACCAGCTTGTTTTCTTAAATAGCTATTTGCCTGTAAAAATAATAAGCGATAAGATTGGTGATGCTTCCCGTTTGAAACTTTTAAGAAGCATTTATACAAAAACTGTTTCTACAACACTTATTGAAACAATGGAAATTGCAAAGGAATTTAATTTAGAAAAAGAAGTTCTTGAAACAATTGCATACAGTGAAGGGGATGCATTTATCAACAGTGCACTCTCTCGGATAAAAAATACAAAAAATAGTTCCTCTAGAAAAGAAGAGGAACTGGAAGAAATAATTTCTTATTTTAAAGATTTCAATGATTTAACTATGACTCGTGCCACATATAAAAAGTTAAAAAGAATATGA
- a CDS encoding damage-control phosphatase ARMT1 family protein: MKIGFECGACFLRQASEAIDLATEDYNLKIELIREIYEFLSSNFYSTTNSNKTGSQIHNLIKERTGCRDPYVQEKAEGNRIALKYIPVVEDILRENDSLENHVKIAIIGNILDFGAFKIDTDVDSLINNALKKELTINDVEHFEESLKKHNKVLYLVDNTGEIVFDKLLLRKIKEYDVDITVAVKSEPIINDACMEDALDVGLDEFADLVEIGAGTVGYVDSEISDEFREIFNDHDFIISKGMGNYEGLTEIDTSDKDLYFMFCSKCDVISRDIGVNLQDMVILKAN; this comes from the coding sequence TTGAAAATTGGTTTTGAATGTGGAGCATGTTTTTTAAGACAAGCTAGTGAAGCTATTGATTTAGCAACAGAGGATTATAATCTTAAAATAGAATTAATAAGAGAAATTTATGAATTTTTAAGTTCTAATTTTTACAGTACCACCAACTCAAATAAAACTGGTTCTCAGATTCATAATTTAATTAAAGAAAGAACTGGCTGCAGGGATCCTTATGTTCAGGAAAAAGCTGAAGGAAATAGGATAGCTTTGAAATATATTCCTGTTGTTGAAGATATTCTTAGAGAAAATGATAGTCTGGAAAATCATGTTAAAATAGCTATTATTGGAAATATTTTAGATTTTGGAGCTTTTAAAATTGATACTGATGTTGATTCACTAATAAACAATGCGCTTAAAAAGGAATTAACTATAAATGATGTAGAACATTTTGAAGAATCTTTAAAGAAACATAATAAAGTCTTATATCTTGTAGATAATACTGGTGAGATTGTATTTGATAAGTTACTTCTTAGAAAAATTAAGGAGTATGATGTTGATATTACAGTTGCAGTAAAATCTGAACCAATTATAAATGATGCGTGCATGGAAGATGCTTTGGATGTGGGTCTTGATGAATTTGCTGACCTTGTAGAGATTGGTGCAGGAACTGTTGGATATGTGGATAGTGAAATCTCTGATGAATTTAGAGAGATCTTTAATGACCATGATTTCATAATATCTAAAGGAATGGGAAATTATGAAGGTCTTACAGAGATAGACACTTCTGATAAAGATTTATACTTCATGTTCTGCTCTAAATGTGATGTTATTTCAAGAGATATTGGAGTAAACCTTCAGGATATGGTTATTTTAAAAGCTAATTAA
- a CDS encoding MoaD/ThiS family protein codes for MIKISFTLKIKDKIEDMELPHDDFTIEDLFNQLELSSQLYVPKQNGEIVIKENKINDGDEIQLVQIIYGG; via the coding sequence GTGATTAAAATTTCATTCACATTAAAAATTAAAGACAAAATAGAAGATATGGAATTGCCTCATGATGATTTCACTATTGAAGATTTATTTAATCAGCTAGAATTATCTTCTCAGCTATATGTTCCAAAACAAAATGGGGAAATTGTAATTAAAGAAAATAAAATTAATGATGGCGATGAAATTCAATTAGTTCAAATTATATATGGTGGTTAA
- a CDS encoding TIGR00269 family protein, whose translation MKCTKCGNPQVIIKKEQSGQALCKDCFIESIEKKAIKTVKKEKLLDKGDKVLIALSGGKDSVTVLEILDSFRKMHIIDICAVTVDEGIDGYRQDGVDIAINHAKRLGIEHRVVSLKEEYGITLDEIMQRENHRGSCTYCGVFRRALINKAAREMGATKIATGHNLDDEVQGIMMNYLEGNIDNLTKLGPKTESKAEEFTVKIKPLREIPEYEIGLYVVAKGLDVHFDSCPYAMQSFRAEVSDLINKLNEKHPTIKYSTLRGYDKIKKALGNSLDKQYSSSRCKICGQPSANELCRACSFIEELKGD comes from the coding sequence ATGAAATGTACTAAATGTGGTAATCCTCAAGTTATAATTAAAAAAGAACAGTCTGGTCAGGCTTTGTGTAAGGACTGTTTTATTGAATCAATTGAGAAAAAAGCTATTAAAACAGTTAAAAAAGAAAAACTTCTTGACAAAGGAGATAAAGTATTAATTGCGCTTTCTGGAGGTAAAGATAGTGTAACTGTTCTTGAAATTTTAGATAGTTTTCGTAAAATGCATATAATTGATATTTGTGCAGTAACTGTTGATGAAGGAATAGATGGATATCGTCAAGATGGTGTAGATATAGCTATAAATCATGCAAAACGATTAGGAATTGAGCATAGGGTTGTTTCTCTTAAGGAAGAATATGGCATTACTTTGGATGAAATAATGCAAAGAGAAAACCACAGAGGGTCCTGCACTTATTGTGGTGTTTTTAGAAGAGCTCTTATTAATAAGGCAGCACGTGAAATGGGTGCTACAAAAATAGCTACTGGGCATAATTTAGATGATGAAGTTCAGGGTATTATGATGAATTATCTTGAGGGAAATATTGATAATTTGACTAAATTAGGTCCAAAGACTGAATCTAAAGCTGAAGAGTTTACAGTTAAAATCAAACCATTAAGAGAAATTCCCGAGTATGAAATAGGATTATATGTTGTTGCTAAAGGTTTGGATGTGCATTTTGATAGCTGTCCATATGCTATGCAGTCTTTCAGAGCTGAAGTTTCAGATTTAATAAATAAACTTAATGAAAAACACCCTACAATCAAATATTCCACCTTAAGAGGATATGATAAAATTAAAAAGGCACTTGGTAATTCTTTAGATAAGCAGTATTCCTCTTCTAGATGTAAAATATGTGGTCAGCCTTCAGCAAATGAATTATGCAGAGCCTGTAGTTTTATTGAGGAATTAAAAGGTGATTAA
- a CDS encoding VWA domain-containing protein encodes MIDEIALLSKKLRDAGIPVSVRSTQSAVVTYNNLADEDRNILRTALRSIYIKDKYDIPKFNKIFDELFRPNDEFEQEAKSKANEKFTYGKGGPKSNKYIIKKPNSKSSKLRKEKINNEMLKQLSGQPLLEEVQKLERDGELMNKDLTKLNRFDPRMLEICQRLGRRIANKRSRRKSLAKTNRIDMRRTIRANLKYGGTPIELVKAKPRLHKNEHLFLNDISGSCEWISSWFFMLMYSTQTAFKNSRTFEFDNKVIETTGALKEDTLLNSFIKVKDLRIKNAMIHGTSNMYTAFEQFMDKVNLSNKSYVIILSDCRDWAGPKVDGVQSSRDLIEEMVRDSKKVIILNPEDRNKWDIVDSCVSLYEDAGAQVFEVNTLNQLARFVESM; translated from the coding sequence ATGATTGATGAAATTGCCTTATTGTCTAAGAAGTTAAGAGATGCAGGCATTCCAGTAAGTGTTAGAAGTACACAGTCAGCAGTAGTAACCTATAATAATTTGGCTGATGAAGATAGGAATATTTTAAGGACTGCTCTTCGTTCTATTTATATTAAAGATAAATATGATATTCCTAAATTCAATAAGATTTTTGATGAACTATTTAGGCCAAATGATGAATTTGAACAGGAAGCAAAAAGTAAAGCTAATGAGAAGTTCACTTATGGTAAAGGTGGTCCAAAATCTAATAAATACATAATTAAAAAACCAAACTCTAAATCCAGTAAGCTCCGTAAAGAGAAAATTAATAATGAAATGCTTAAACAACTTTCAGGCCAGCCCTTACTTGAAGAAGTACAGAAACTTGAAAGAGATGGGGAGTTAATGAATAAGGATCTAACTAAACTTAACCGTTTTGATCCTAGAATGCTTGAAATCTGTCAAAGATTAGGTAGGAGAATAGCTAATAAACGTTCAAGGAGAAAATCTTTAGCTAAAACAAATAGAATTGACATGAGGAGAACTATTAGGGCTAATCTTAAGTATGGTGGAACTCCTATTGAGCTTGTAAAAGCAAAACCAAGACTTCATAAAAATGAGCATCTTTTCTTAAATGATATCAGTGGGTCTTGTGAATGGATTAGTAGCTGGTTTTTTATGCTGATGTATTCTACTCAAACAGCATTTAAAAATTCCAGAACCTTTGAATTTGATAATAAGGTTATTGAAACAACTGGGGCTTTGAAAGAAGATACTTTGCTTAATTCTTTTATTAAAGTGAAAGATTTACGTATTAAGAATGCTATGATTCATGGAACATCTAATATGTATACTGCCTTTGAACAGTTTATGGATAAGGTAAATTTAAGTAACAAATCCTATGTCATTATTTTGTCTGATTGTAGAGATTGGGCAGGACCTAAGGTTGATGGAGTTCAGTCCAGTCGTGATTTAATTGAAGAAATGGTAAGAGATTCAAAAAAGGTTATTATTTTAAACCCTGAAGATAGAAATAAATGGGATATTGTTGATAGTTGTGTTTCCCTTTATGAAGATGCGGGAGCTCAAGTTTTTGAAGTTAATACATTAAATCAACTAGCTAGATTTGTAGAATCTATGTAG
- a CDS encoding AAA family ATPase, whose translation MQNPNVISIKEINKILKSNDYVPNNEISTTLYLSLLLSKPTLIEGPPGVGKTEFAKVIAKAFDRDFFRIQCYEGITFEQIVGEWNYQKQLLFLEVAKDKEKNKEELFDEEFFIRRPLLKAFLNDKPSVLLIDEIDKADEEVESFLLQALGEKEITINDLGTFQLQNDLIVVLTSNSQRSLLDETKDRCLFLYMPYPSMGREIEIVKSKIPNVDEETVSKVVSLVHKIRNLNLMKKPSVRGTVDWVRSAMNLDNKNLEDSLEDSIGVAIKTESDKKRVLKEFFNKG comes from the coding sequence TTGCAAAATCCAAATGTTATTTCAATTAAAGAGATTAATAAAATTCTCAAATCAAATGATTATGTGCCAAATAATGAGATTTCAACTACATTGTACTTATCCTTATTACTTTCTAAACCAACATTAATTGAAGGACCTCCAGGTGTTGGTAAAACTGAATTTGCTAAAGTTATAGCTAAAGCATTTGACAGGGATTTCTTCAGGATTCAATGTTATGAAGGAATTACTTTTGAACAGATTGTTGGTGAATGGAATTATCAAAAACAGTTGTTATTTTTAGAAGTTGCCAAAGATAAAGAGAAAAATAAGGAAGAATTATTTGATGAAGAATTTTTCATTAGAAGGCCACTTCTTAAAGCTTTTTTAAATGATAAACCTTCAGTATTGCTTATTGATGAAATTGATAAGGCAGATGAAGAAGTTGAAAGTTTCCTTCTTCAGGCATTAGGTGAAAAGGAAATAACAATTAATGATTTAGGCACTTTCCAACTTCAAAATGATTTAATAGTAGTTTTAACATCTAACTCTCAAAGGTCTTTACTTGATGAAACAAAAGACAGATGTCTTTTCTTATATATGCCATACCCATCAATGGGTAGGGAAATTGAAATTGTTAAATCTAAAATCCCTAATGTGGATGAAGAAACTGTATCTAAAGTAGTTTCACTTGTACATAAAATACGTAATCTTAATTTAATGAAAAAGCCATCGGTTAGAGGTACTGTTGACTGGGTTAGATCTGCTATGAATTTAGATAATAAAAACTTAGAAGATTCTCTTGAAGATAGTATTGGAGTAGCTATTAAAACTGAAAGTGATAAAAAAAGAGTTTTAAAAGAATTTTTTAACAAAGGATAA
- a CDS encoding 1,4-beta-cellobiosidase, translating into MERDNAIIVVLIAVIIIIAAGTVFLIAEDMNPLNNTGNLTGMNMSNNTTNTSFIDNDADSSSSSADSGSSSSSSSSGSSVSSSGSSSGGSSTGGSSHTGGSSSGGDSSSSGSTDTGGSSSGAGQAPGTDTGGDFD; encoded by the coding sequence TTGGAAAGAGACAATGCAATAATTGTTGTGTTAATTGCTGTAATCATTATAATCGCAGCAGGAACAGTATTTTTAATAGCTGAAGATATGAATCCATTAAATAATACTGGTAATTTAACTGGTATGAACATGTCAAATAACACCACAAATACCAGTTTTATAGATAATGATGCAGATTCCAGCAGTTCATCTGCAGATAGTGGAAGCTCAAGCAGTAGTTCCAGTTCAGGAAGTAGTGTAAGTTCTAGTGGATCAAGCTCAGGCGGATCAAGTACAGGTGGAAGCTCACACACTGGCGGATCAAGCTCAGGCGGAGATTCTAGCTCTAGTGGAAGCACAGACACTGGAGGAAGTAGCAGTGGTGCAGGACAAGCACCTGGAACTGATACTGGAGGAGACTTCGACTAA